From the genome of Brassica oleracea var. oleracea cultivar TO1000 chromosome C4, BOL, whole genome shotgun sequence:
CATACTTGTAGCTAAAGAGGAAATTAGATATGAGAACTTTGTGAAAAAATCATACATAATTTTAAACACATGTTCTCTTAGGTGATAAGTATTTGATTTAGTTTGAGACTGGTCATTAGATTTCATTTAGGTTGGTGCTAAATTTGGTGGCATTACATTAGATTTACATGTTGGTCATTTGTCTTTGGTGGTACATTACATTTCATTAAGTTTTTTTTTTCAGAAGTAGGTTCAAACAACCTTTATATACATCTGAGATCACACGAGTGAAAGAAACCACATACAAACCTTATACATCCATCCGAGAAAAAGTAAAACCATACAAGTAAGACATCCCCACGAAAGTAACAAAAACCTACCAAATAATACATCCATCCAAGTTAAACGTACTAATAAAACTACTAAATAAAATGATCCAAATTACACGTCCTACAACGGTTGAGATAACATAAAAGTACATCCAACAGCAGCCAGACATTCAATGTACTTCATCTTTCATCTTCAAAAGTAAAACACTAGAATTAATGGAAAACCAGTATTGTGCTTCTTTTTTCTCAAATTGCAGAATATTAGTAAGATAGCTTTGAAAACACAAGACGTTCCCAACTTATAGGAAATAGCGAATTCTCTTAGGACTCGCAAGATCATATACAAATAATGTATTGTCATTAAATAGCACAGCTACACACCCTCGGCTGCGATCTCCAGCAACAACATGTGAGAATTTAGTTCTACGTACTTCATCTCTGTGGCTATTAAATGCAGATGACTGTCCAGTTGTTACATCCCACCATCTTATGTTTCCAGATCTCTCCCATAACCTGAAAAGAGAACAAACTATGATTTCCAATGCAGCACTTCAGTTGCAATGTCGTTGCCGTCAAGATACTCACGCTTCCATCATCAAAAGCTGCTTACTCTTGCTGGTAGCAAGCTGTCAGGAAGCCGCAGAGTACGAAGCTGAGAACGTTCACTTATCTCTGCCAGCTTCGAAACCTTAATCAAACCCATTGTCATAGCCAAGCTTAAGAAAAAACATAATCAGTCTCTCGATTTCAAAGTCGAAGGAATGATGAAATTGGAAATTAGGGTTTTCGAAATTAAACATTCAATCAAACAATATTTGTTAAAAGCATGTAATAAAAACTTGGAATTGCATAGATTTAGCACTTTCGGTTTCAATTTTGTCAATTTAAAATCGAACCCAAATAGGAGCTAGGGTTTTCGTGAATCAAAGGGATGACGGCGACTTGAGGAAGACGTGACGAAACGGATGTCGGCTGTGATAGAGAAGATGTTGTTGGGGTCGGAGATGGATAATGAAGAAACCGACTCTCGAGGGGAGATTACTCCGACTTCGGTCGTTCTCTTTGAGGTGTTAAGAGAACATATATTTTTATTAATTTTAATGGAACTTTTGTGTTAACGAAGTAAAGGATGGTTTTGACGTTATAAAAAAAAAGAAGTAAAGGATGGTTTTTTAGTAAATTTGCTTGTTGCTTGTGTCATTCTAATAAATTTAATGTATTTATGAAAAATAAGTATCATTTTAAAGTGAATTCAAAAGGTGACTCTCACTGGTATTCTCTCGGATCCTGGTACTGACACACAAGGTTTCATTGCTCTTGCGTGCTATGGTGGTGTGTCCCGGAGATCTTAGCGAGTTTTATAGCCTTACGTACTAGTCACGTTTTGTTTACCATCGTTGTGGTTTTCTTCTCCATACGTTCTAGCTTTTGCTAAGTCTCGTTTCACTCTTTGGTGGTTTGCCCTGATACTCAGATCTAAGATCTATTTAGCTTTTGCTAAGTGAACCGTTTTTAATGGCTAATTAACCGAAGAGACCTAGGCCCTCCACAGAATCACCGCAGATATGGAGCTAGCTCGTCTCAGACAATGAGATGCCTTGACACGGAGGAAGATGACATCATTAAGCTCCAGGAATGTGACCTACAGGAAGTAGCAGAGCGGTTCAAACTGACCCTTATTGGCCGAGTGTTTCAGCTAAAGAGCTTGAGCCTCGATGCTCTGATCAACTTGCTCCCCAAGCCAAGAATTTGGAATGTCGAAGGCAGGGTTCGTGGTACGAACCTTGGGAATGGACGGTTCAAATTCGATTTTGACAATGAGGAAGACCTACAAGCAGTACTGAATAAGAGACCCTGCCATTTCAACCAATGGAGCTTTGCCTTGGAGAGATGGGAACCATTTATCAAAGAAGACTTTCCAAACTCCATCCCTTTCTGGATTGGGGTCACATGAGTTCATGTTCACTTCTGGAACGATGGTACTTTCTCAGAGATTGCGAAAGCCCTGGGGACAAAGATGGCTTTGGACTCCAAAAGAGCAAAGATACAAGTTTCCATTAATGTGGATAACCCCATCCAGTTTGAGAGGAGGGTGGGATTCCCTAACGGAGATATTGGACGGGTTACCCTAACCTATGATGGCCTTCACCGGTTTTGTTTCAACTGCAAGTACATCTCTCATGATGAGAACGCTTGTCCTCTACTGTCAGAGAAGGAGTGTGAGGTCAGGAGACAACAACACCTAGAGTACAACATCAACAACAACGATTCAGCCCTCCCGCGTGGCCAACCAGAAAGAGGTACACATGATAGAAGTCTCAAGAGGCCGAGATCTCCTACACATGAACGCAGTTCACGTACTCACCATTCTCCACCTGCATGGATGGATGAGCGGCAGGAGGAGAAGAGACAACGTAATCTGCAACAGGATCACAAGGAATTCGTTAAGTCCTACCATCCTGAACCGAAGCTTTTGGTTGAAGATAACTATCCCCATTCGTTGGGAAGAAACCTACAAAAGCACACTGATGTCTGGAACATAATTGAAAGACCACAAAATGATCGAGACTCTGGCAGTGTGCCATGGCACAGCAGTGGCCTACACCGTCGGAATAGAGATGGTAGGCATTCAGGGAACTATGGAGCTAATCCCCAACCTAGCTGGAGACCTCGCCCCCACCAATCGATTACCTATCCTAGGGAGGCCCGTAGCTCTGCAGCAAAATCAAAGATCGACAGTGAGATCTCAAACTCGCTTATGGACTCCCAGCGTACGATCTCAGAGAATGTCGTGGATCTGGAACCAGGGGAAATACAAAACGCTGAGTTTAAGATGGAACGCAGGTGCCTTAAAAGAAAAAGGCATTGCTGAGACCCCGACCTCAAAGGAAAAAGATTTCCGAACCATGTCTGCACTAACTAGATTGGCTCCTCTGTCCATTCACGAACCTACTGAGCACTCATCGTCTGGAGCTACCAGGTATGTGGCCCCTGGACCGTTGATCAAACCCTCCAGAGTTGTTACAAGTAATATTAATACTGAAATGGATGTGGATATGTCACACGGTCCGAACCTGGATGCAATGGTCCTGACTGAGACTGATCTTGAAAACCTTGAAAAATCAGTCAAGGAATTTGAAAATCTAGAAATGGATGATGACATGATTGCTAACGATGATTTGCTTGGAGATATTCCTGGTTTGGATG
Proteins encoded in this window:
- the LOC106338177 gene encoding uncharacterized protein LOC106338177, which encodes MRCLDTEEDDIIKLQECDLQEVAERFKLTLIGRVFQLKSLSLDALINLLPKPRIWNVEGRVRGTNLGNGRFKFDFDNEEDLQAVLNKRPCHFNQWSFALERWEPFIKEDFPNSIPFWIGVT